One genomic window of Tenacibaculum tangerinum includes the following:
- the menD gene encoding 2-succinyl-5-enolpyruvyl-6-hydroxy-3-cyclohexene-1-carboxylic-acid synthase codes for MFPKKELAQLVISACHQFNVDTVVISPGSRNAPLTVGFSNHPAIQALSVVDERCAAFFALGIAQQTQRPVAMVCSSGSALLNYYPAIAEAFYSNIPLVVISADRPKHLIDIGDGQTIRQENVFENHILFSANLIEEKNQLKINSDLLMEALHTATNQKGPVHINVPFDEPLYQTVEELDATIVSNVEQSYEDFNVVTSKAKQSVVEIEKLASIWNASSKKMILVGSHFPDAELQQILNVYAEDTSVLVLTETTSNVYHPKFINSIDKLISKLTEEEYKKLQPEVLITLGGMVISKRIKQFLRKLPPKHHWHVDELKAMDTYHCLSAFLQTNPVRFLTNLAAEKKNVESAYQQVWLQEKERRAIQHEEYLKNCAYSDLKSFEAILKSIPDTSQVQISNSSIIRYSQLFDMNPTLKVFCNRGTSGIDGSTSTALGAAYASKNQTIFITGDLSFLYDSNALWNANIPKNFRIIILNNAGGGIFRYIPGPLTTNAAEYFETPHQLTAEHLAKMYDFEYVQVNDLQSLQTSLTSFYTTSKQPKIMEIFTPKEINDVVLKNYFKNL; via the coding sequence ATGTTTCCAAAAAAAGAACTTGCACAATTGGTCATATCAGCATGTCATCAATTTAATGTTGATACGGTTGTTATTTCTCCAGGCTCACGCAACGCACCGCTTACTGTTGGATTTTCAAACCATCCAGCGATTCAAGCATTGAGTGTGGTCGATGAGCGTTGCGCTGCTTTTTTTGCGCTGGGAATAGCACAACAAACCCAACGACCTGTGGCTATGGTATGTTCTTCGGGGTCGGCACTGTTAAACTATTATCCTGCCATAGCAGAAGCTTTTTATAGCAATATTCCGCTCGTAGTAATTTCGGCAGACAGACCCAAACACTTGATTGATATTGGTGACGGACAAACCATTCGTCAAGAAAATGTATTTGAAAATCATATTTTGTTTTCGGCTAATTTAATAGAAGAAAAAAATCAGTTAAAAATAAATAGTGATTTGTTAATGGAAGCATTACATACTGCTACCAATCAGAAAGGACCTGTGCATATCAACGTTCCGTTTGATGAACCTTTGTATCAAACAGTTGAAGAACTCGATGCTACTATTGTAAGTAATGTAGAGCAATCTTATGAGGATTTTAATGTCGTTACCAGCAAGGCGAAACAATCTGTAGTAGAAATAGAGAAATTAGCTTCTATCTGGAATGCTTCTTCAAAAAAAATGATTTTAGTAGGAAGTCATTTTCCTGATGCCGAATTGCAACAAATACTGAATGTATATGCCGAAGACACCTCTGTTTTAGTACTTACAGAAACGACTTCAAACGTATATCACCCAAAATTTATCAACAGTATTGATAAATTGATATCTAAACTCACCGAAGAAGAATACAAAAAACTACAACCCGAAGTATTAATTACTTTAGGAGGAATGGTTATTTCTAAAAGAATTAAACAGTTTTTACGTAAGTTACCACCCAAACACCACTGGCATGTTGATGAATTAAAGGCGATGGATACCTACCATTGTTTATCAGCGTTTCTACAAACAAACCCCGTTAGGTTTTTAACAAATCTTGCAGCGGAAAAGAAAAACGTTGAAAGTGCTTATCAGCAAGTATGGTTACAAGAAAAAGAACGCAGAGCAATTCAGCATGAAGAATATTTGAAAAACTGTGCCTATTCAGATTTAAAATCTTTTGAAGCTATTTTAAAAAGTATTCCCGATACTTCACAAGTACAAATTAGCAATAGTTCAATCATTCGATACTCGCAATTGTTTGATATGAATCCTACATTAAAAGTGTTTTGTAATCGAGGAACTAGTGGTATTGACGGAAGTACAAGTACGGCTTTAGGAGCAGCATATGCTTCAAAAAACCAAACAATATTTATAACTGGAGATTTGAGTTTTCTTTACGATAGCAATGCGTTGTGGAATGCCAACATTCCGAAGAATTTTAGAATTATTATTTTAAATAATGCCGGGGGTGGTATTTTTAGATACATTCCAGGACCCTTAACAACCAATGCTGCGGAGTATTTTGAAACTCCTCATCAGTTAACAGCAGAACACTTGGCGAAAATGTATGATTTTGAATATGTGCAGGTAAACGACTTACAAAGCTTACAAACCAGTTTGACTTCGTTTTATACAACATCGAAGCAACCCAAAATAATGGAGATTTTCACTCCAAAAGAAATAAATGATGTAGTTTTAAAGAACTATTTTAAAAATTTATAA
- a CDS encoding 1,4-dihydroxy-2-naphthoyl-CoA synthase produces MIQPDWKVAKEYEDITYKKSHNVARIAFNRPNVRNAFRPKTTSELLDAFHDAHEDTNIGVVLLSAEGPSTKDGVWSFCSGGDQNARGHQGYVGDDGYHRLNILEVQRLIRFMPKAVICVVPGWAVGGGHSLHVTCDLTLASKEHAIFKQTDADVTSFDAGYGSAYLAKMVGQKKAREIFFLGRNYSAQEAYEMGMVNAVIPHDELEQTAFDWAQEILAKSPTSIKMLKFAMNLTDDGMVGQQVFAGEVTRLAYMTDEAKEGRDAFLEKRKPNFPKTWIP; encoded by the coding sequence ATGATACAACCAGACTGGAAAGTTGCCAAAGAGTACGAAGATATTACCTATAAAAAGTCACACAACGTTGCAAGAATAGCATTTAATAGACCTAATGTACGTAATGCGTTTCGACCCAAAACTACTTCAGAGTTATTAGACGCATTTCACGATGCACATGAAGACACCAATATAGGAGTTGTATTATTGTCTGCTGAAGGACCATCGACAAAAGATGGGGTTTGGAGTTTCTGTTCTGGTGGAGATCAAAATGCACGTGGACATCAAGGATATGTAGGAGACGATGGGTACCACCGATTGAATATTTTAGAAGTACAACGTTTAATCCGCTTTATGCCAAAAGCAGTCATCTGTGTAGTGCCAGGTTGGGCAGTAGGTGGCGGACACAGCTTACACGTAACTTGCGATTTAACCTTGGCAAGTAAAGAACATGCTATTTTTAAACAAACCGATGCCGATGTTACATCATTTGACGCAGGGTATGGATCGGCTTATTTAGCGAAAATGGTAGGGCAAAAAAAAGCACGTGAAATCTTTTTCTTAGGAAGAAATTACTCAGCACAAGAAGCCTATGAAATGGGAATGGTGAATGCCGTAATTCCTCACGACGAATTAGAACAAACTGCGTTTGATTGGGCACAAGAAATCTTGGCAAAATCACCCACTTCTATTAAAATGTTAAAGTTCGCTATGAATTTAACGGACGATGGAATGGTAGGGCAACAAGTATTTGCAGGAGAAGTAACCCGTTTGGCATATATGACCGATGAGGCGAAAGAAGGACGTGATGCGTTCTTAGAGAAACGCAAACCA
- the fsa gene encoding fructose-6-phosphate aldolase, translating to MKFFIDTANLDQIREAQALGILDGVTTNPSLMAKEGITGEENIINHYKAICDIVEGDVSAEVISTDFDGMVKEGEALAALNPQIVVKLPMIKDGIKACKYFSEKGIKTNVTLVFSAGQALLAAKAGATYVSPFIGRLDDVSTDGLNLIAEIRHIYDNYMFETEILAASVRHTMHIIDCAKIGADVMTGPLSAIEGLLKHPLTDIGLAKFLEDYKKGN from the coding sequence ATGAAATTTTTTATTGACACCGCTAACTTAGATCAAATTAGAGAAGCACAAGCTTTAGGTATTTTAGATGGAGTAACAACCAATCCGTCGTTAATGGCTAAAGAAGGAATTACAGGAGAGGAAAATATTATCAATCATTACAAAGCAATTTGTGATATCGTAGAAGGAGACGTATCTGCCGAGGTAATTTCAACTGATTTTGACGGAATGGTAAAAGAAGGAGAAGCGTTAGCTGCTTTAAATCCTCAAATTGTGGTAAAATTACCAATGATTAAAGACGGTATAAAAGCCTGTAAATATTTTTCTGAAAAAGGAATCAAAACAAATGTAACCTTAGTGTTTTCAGCGGGTCAAGCATTATTGGCTGCAAAAGCAGGGGCGACCTATGTGTCTCCTTTTATAGGTCGTTTAGACGATGTTTCTACAGACGGTTTAAACCTAATCGCTGAGATTCGTCATATTTACGACAATTACATGTTTGAAACAGAGATTTTAGCAGCATCTGTACGTCATACCATGCACATTATCGATTGTGCTAAGATTGGTGCTGATGTAATGACAGGACCTTTAAGTGCTATTGAAGGATTGCTAAAACACCCATTAACAGATATCGGTTTGGCTAAATTCCTAGAAGATTATAAAAAAGGAAATTAA
- a CDS encoding S1 RNA-binding domain-containing protein — protein MDLKEGDKVDLVIGVQTALGYTVLINEAYEGLLYNNEVFSDIEEGMRTQGYVKKIREDEKIDVSLRPQGFKNVIDSDVDKILKKLEEKGFLLLTDKSSPESIKFHLQMSKKAFKRAIGSLYKDKKIDLQEDRIVLK, from the coding sequence ATGGATTTAAAAGAAGGTGATAAGGTAGATTTAGTGATTGGTGTACAAACGGCACTAGGTTACACAGTATTAATCAATGAAGCGTATGAAGGCTTGTTGTACAACAATGAGGTGTTTAGTGATATAGAAGAAGGAATGCGCACTCAAGGTTATGTTAAAAAGATACGTGAAGATGAAAAAATAGACGTGTCATTGCGTCCGCAAGGATTTAAAAATGTAATTGATTCAGATGTTGATAAAATACTTAAAAAGTTAGAAGAAAAAGGCTTTTTGTTATTGACAGATAAAAGCTCTCCTGAATCTATTAAGTTTCACTTACAAATGAGTAAAAAAGCGTTCAAGAGAGCTATTGGCAGCTTGTATAAAGATAAAAAGATAGACTTACAAGAAGATAGAATAGTGTTAAAATAA
- a CDS encoding alpha/beta hydrolase: protein MKQVYLFIGLLLISANLFSQKIITQKVNSKELKGDRGVKIYLPKNYESDLTTNYPVAIVLGDEYLFDLYVGNAKLYANVDKAPRQIVVGIDMKATYAKDVSVIPANNSLTSVGLHFFNFIKHELIPFMEGNFRTSPFMTIVGEGEGANFVTHYLKDAEPIFNSYICITPEFPQFAPNIIESYSLERLNSIDNTYFIYLSNNEKYIETKQGDRFKQIGNYLSSFDNENLHITVDAFKNAPSYLSIIAETIPRAFTKMFALYSKITKEEFDTHVKDLAPLDAIKYVEKKYLDIQYLYGSNLNVRIDDIFAIEDIVIDRQDGDYLRVLGDFVMIKYPDSHMGDFYVGKYYELGKDYEKADFYYKAAYGKMDPSNPNADAFYENIKRVNDLMGGQKKDEMNDEEEIDEEDKE from the coding sequence ATGAAACAAGTATATTTATTTATTGGTCTGTTATTAATTAGCGCCAATCTTTTTTCTCAAAAAATTATTACTCAAAAAGTAAACTCGAAAGAATTGAAAGGAGATAGAGGTGTTAAAATCTATCTTCCTAAAAACTATGAATCAGATTTAACGACCAATTATCCTGTTGCTATTGTTTTAGGCGACGAGTATCTTTTCGATTTATATGTAGGAAATGCAAAATTGTATGCCAATGTTGATAAGGCTCCAAGGCAAATTGTGGTAGGAATTGATATGAAAGCTACCTATGCCAAAGATGTTTCAGTGATACCTGCTAACAACTCCTTGACAAGTGTTGGACTTCATTTTTTTAACTTTATTAAACATGAGTTGATTCCTTTTATGGAGGGGAATTTTAGAACTTCTCCTTTTATGACCATTGTGGGTGAAGGGGAAGGAGCTAATTTTGTTACACACTATTTAAAAGATGCGGAGCCTATTTTTAACTCCTATATTTGTATTACCCCAGAGTTTCCGCAGTTTGCTCCAAACATTATAGAATCGTACTCTTTAGAAAGACTTAATTCGATCGATAATACTTACTTCATTTATTTAAGTAACAATGAAAAATACATCGAAACAAAACAAGGAGATCGTTTTAAACAAATAGGAAACTATCTTTCTTCATTCGACAATGAAAACTTACATATTACGGTTGATGCGTTTAAAAATGCCCCTAGTTACTTATCAATTATTGCAGAAACGATTCCTAGAGCTTTCACCAAAATGTTTGCTTTATACTCTAAAATTACCAAAGAAGAGTTTGATACCCACGTTAAAGATTTAGCTCCCTTAGATGCTATTAAATATGTGGAGAAAAAATATTTAGATATTCAGTATTTATACGGCTCGAACTTAAATGTTAGAATAGATGATATTTTTGCTATTGAAGATATAGTAATTGACAGGCAAGATGGTGATTACCTACGTGTTTTAGGTGATTTTGTGATGATAAAATATCCTGATTCTCACATGGGAGATTTTTATGTTGGAAAGTATTATGAGTTGGGTAAAGATTATGAAAAAGCTGATTTTTACTACAAAGCTGCTTATGGAAAAATGGACCCCTCAAACCCAAATGCAGATGCTTTTTATGAAAATATCAAACGGGTAAACGATTTAATGGGAGGCCAAAAAAAGGATGAGATGAACGATGAGGAAGAGATTGATGAAGAAGATAAAGAATAG